The Corvus hawaiiensis isolate bCorHaw1 chromosome 9, bCorHaw1.pri.cur, whole genome shotgun sequence genomic sequence CCGCTCCAAAACTGTGAATGTattagtgctgctgctgcaactgcataaaaatcttattttggGAAAACATGATGCATCCGCCCCAAACTATGGACCCAGAGTTTCCCAGCAGGTGAGTGAACAAGCGTGGAGTCAAATGGAAATGGTGTATGTTGAACCAAATAATACCCAACAGCATCTGTAAACAAaggcagaaacagaaacaaaatcaaagccTCTTCCCTTATCCTTTTCATTCAGTAGAACCAGAGCTATATATTTATGGTTTGTCGTGGAAGCAGAACATTCCTGACTGTTGTTAGAATTACAAACGAGCAACACTGAAACTAattcagagaaggaaagagctgctggccctgctgcagtgcccaggTGGAGCAGGTGCTGCTGAAGGAAGCAGATGAGAGTGATGGACTTAGACATCCACACTCAGCACAGAGAATGGAACTGACAATATCCCAACATTCAACAACcagcattattttctttaaaatatcctTCATGGTGGGTATGACTCCCCAGACAAGGAATGCAGCAGATGAGTAGGTAGCAAAGCAGTCCAGTTGTAGTGTGTTGGCCAAATTCCAAGTTCAGTAATTACACTCTGCTCTTAAATTCTCCCCGCAGCTCAGCTGGAATAAAGCTCTTTTTCAGCCTGTCCCGGAGCATTGTGTAGTGTTTCTGTGAAGCTGTACAACACTGAAAAGTATCTCCTCCCATTAAAATTGCCCAGGGAATTTAGGTAGACAGAAAGCTATTACCAGAGTTGGAATGTGGGCAGAACACCAAGGTTAACTTATACTTGCATGGGGATCAAGGGATCTTTGCTGACGAGGAGTGTCAGACCCTTATTAAAGAGCACAAGTGGGAATAGCTCACTGTGCTGCCTGAATACAAACCCGGGAACCTGGGATCTCCGCACCTGGAAGCGACCCAACACCTCGGATGTTTCCTAACAGATGACTTTACAAAAGCCTCTCATGCTGCAGAGTGTCTTATCATtaccttatttttttatttagtaatATTTATGAAGTTGTTTGTTGTTTAAAATGTtccagaaacttttttttttttaaagaccccatgaacaaaaaccaaactgcattttaaaaaagtccaccaagagaaaagcagcaatatAGCCCAAATATGTTGAGGCAAGTGTTTTAATTTCAGTAAGTAGATACACCAAGAACCCCACAGAGTATTCAAGTATTTAAGCAATCTGAGCCAGGCCGGCAGCAGGAGTGAAAGCATTCTGTGTTATGTTAAATAGATAGATGTAACAGTTTTCTTACTCTCCAAAGTAGGagtcatttaaaatatttaggtaACTGACTCCCAAATTCATTTATACCCCAAAAATTTATACTTACTAAACAAGAATAATTTAGAACAGTCAATGAACAAATTCctgtaggaaggaaaaaactccaAATCCATCACATACACTGAGTCTGTTATTTGtattctgtgccttttttttccttttcttcctgtagttgcctttcttctttcagctcaggGCAGCTCTAAGCTTGGGGTTTTAATTTCCCTCATTTCTTTACTCTCaaattttttatatttccttGTGTGCAGCCACCTGAGGATGAGCAGCACAGCGATGCCAATGCCAACAGTCAGGACCACCACAGTGACCACAGCACTAAtgccagctgccagctgctTCATGCAGAACGCTGGGGGCTTTTCATCCACATAGTAAATCCAGAGCTTTTCAATAGCCAGAGCATCTCCATTGACTGAGACAGTTAATTGACTGTTGGAATGAAATATAGAGTCATTGTTTACATCTTTTTCAAAGTAATAGGCCACATCAGCTATATCTACATCCCACCTGGGTTTCTTGTTCTGGTCCAGGCGGATTTGGATAAGTGGGGGGTCGTACTTGATGGCTGCAATGTACTTGGGGTGCAGCTTGTACCTGCTCTCAAACAGCTGTGTCAGGCCCTTTGCCACGTCGGGAACATCGAAGGCTCTGGAGCTTCTCTTGTGTGTCAGCTCAATGTAGATCCACCTTGTCCGGACCAGCTCGCTGCAGCTCAGGCTCCTGTCTCCCTTCTCAGTTCTCCTCACACCAGCAGTGTTCACACACCAGCAGGTGCTGGACTGATTGCACTGCCTGGCTTTAAAGACACCACTGTCCTCACAGTCAGGGTTGTAAATGCCATCACTGTCTGACAGCCCATGGGGAGGTCTCCAGAAGCGCTTCTCCTTCAGGGGGATCATTTCTGCCTTCATCAGGAAGCATTTTGAAGTCAGGGTTGAGCAGTCTACAGGGTGATCTGAACCTGCCAGCCTGCAGGTGCAGttcccagggctgtcctgggcaCACACTGCCCACTTGTTGGTTGCACAGGTACAGCTGTCATGGGCTGATGAAGCGACTGCCAGAATTAAACCCAGCACAACCCCAAACAGACGCTCCATAGTGCAGGAGAAAAGCACAGATGAAGTCCTGAGTGACAGCAGGCAGCATCCAAAGCTTTAATCCACTGATGGAGCCTGCTCATTCCTACACCCTGGTGTGCTGCTCCCTTTATTGATTCAAATCAGACCCACCAAACAGGTTCTTCTTCCAAAACAACTGGCAtctccttcccaaatcccagtcAACAGCTTCCTGGCTCCCTGTTACTTCTCAGGGAGTGGCACCTGCCTCCAGCCGCCTCCCTCGCTCCTGCTTGATGAGGAAACAACAGGGAAGAGACAGCAGCCAAGCTCCTACCATGGGCTTCCCTTATGGATTAAAGACAAGCAGCTGGCCCTTTCCCTTTAGACTTTTTATGGACTATATGCAAATGGGTGTTTAAGGAGtttctctcatttcttttgGAAGAAATCCTACTCCTCCACTCCACTCCTTCACTTCC encodes the following:
- the TACSTD2 gene encoding tumor-associated calcium signal transducer 2 isoform X2: MERLFGVVLGLILAVASSAHDSCTCATNKWAVCAQDSPGNCTCRLAGSDHPVDCSTLTSKCFLMKAEMIPLKEKRFWRPPHGLSDSDGIYNPDCEDSGVFKARQCNQSSTCWCVNTAGVRRTEKGDRSLSCSELVRTRWIYIELTHKRSSRAFDVPDVAKGLTQLFESSQLTVSVNGDALAIEKLWIYYVDEKPPAFCMKQLAAGISAVVTVVVLTVGIGIAVLLILRWLHTRKYKKFESKEMREIKTPSLELP
- the TACSTD2 gene encoding tumor-associated calcium signal transducer 2 isoform X1; protein product: MERLFGVVLGLILAVASSAHDSCTCATNKWAVCAQDSPGNCTCRLAGSDHPVDCSTLTSKCFLMKAEMIPLKEKRFWRPPHGLSDSDGIYNPDCEDSGVFKARQCNQSSTCWCVNTAGVRRTEKGDRSLSCSELVRTRWIYIELTHKRSSRAFDVPDVAKGLTQLFESRYKLHPKYIAAIKYDPPLIQIRLDQNKKPRWDVDIADVAYYFEKDVNNDSIFHSNSQLTVSVNGDALAIEKLWIYYVDEKPPAFCMKQLAAGISAVVTVVVLTVGIGIAVLLILRWLHTRKYKKFESKEMREIKTPSLELP